The Musa acuminata AAA Group cultivar baxijiao chromosome BXJ1-3, Cavendish_Baxijiao_AAA, whole genome shotgun sequence genome window below encodes:
- the LOC135622176 gene encoding S-adenosylmethionine synthase-like: MEDTFLFTSESVNEGHPDKLCDQISDAVLDACLEQDPDSKVACETCTKTNMVMVFGEITTKGNIDYEKIVRDTCRAIGFTSDDVGLDADRCKVLVNIEQQSPDIAQGVHGHFTKRPEEIGAGDQGHMFGYATDETPELMPLSHVLATKLGARLTDVRKNGTCPWLRPDGKTQVTVEYRNDHGAMVPIRVHTVLISTQHDETVTNDEIAADLKEHVIKVVVPEQYLDEKTIFHLNPSGRFVIGGPHGDAGLTGRKIIIDTYGGWGAHGGGAFSGKDPTKVDRSGAYIARQAAKSIVANGLARRCIVQISYAIGVPEPLSVFVDTYGTGKIPDKEILEIVKENFDFRPGMITINLDLKRGGNGRFLKTAAYGHFGRDDPDFTWEVVKPLKWEKPAA; encoded by the coding sequence ATGGAGGACACCTTCCTTTTCACCTCTGAGTCTGTCAATGAAGGGCACCCAGACAAGCTCTGTGATCAGATCTCTGATGCAGTTCTTGATGCCTGCCTCGAGCAGGACCCTGACAGCAAGGTTGCCTGTGAGACGTGCACCAAGACCAACATGGTCATGGTCTTTGGTGAGATCACCACAAAGGGCAATATCGACTATGAGAAGATTGTCCGCGACACCTGCCGTGCTATTGGGTTCACATCCGATGATGTAGGCCTCGATGCAGATCGTTGCAAGGTGCTTGTTAACATTGAGCAGCAGTCCCCTGACATTGCCCAGGGTGTCCATGGCCATTTCACCAAGCGCCCTGAGGAGATCGGCGCTGGGGATCAGGGTCACATGTTTGGCTATGCAACAGACGAGACACCTGAGCTGATGCCCCTGAGCCATGTCCTCGCTACAAAACTTGGAGCTCGCCTCACCGACGTCCGCAAAAATGGAACTTGTCCATGGTTGAGGCCCGATGGTAAGACCCAGGTTACCGTCGAGTACCGCAATGACCACGGTGCCATGGTCCCCATTCGTGTGCATACCGTGCTCATCTCCACCCAGCACGATGAGACCGTCACCAATGACGAGATTGCTGCTGACCTGAAGGAGCATGTAATCAAGGTTGTCGTCCCTGAGCAGTATCTCGATGAGAAGACCATCTTCCACCTTAATCCGTCTGGTCGTTTCGTCATTGGCGGACCTCATGGCGATGCTGGGCTTACCGGCCGCAAGATCATTATCGACACCTACGGTGGCTGGGGAGCCCATGGTGGCGGTGCCTTCTCCGGCAAGGATCCAACCAAGGTCGACCGCAGCGGTGCGTACATCGCCAGGCAGGCAGCTAAGAGCATCGTGGCCAATGGACTTGCACGCCGCTGCATCGTCCAGATCTCTTACGCCATCGGTGTTCCTGAACCCCTTTCGGTCTTTGTCGACACTTATGGCACCGGCAAAATCCCCGACAAGGAGATTCTGGAGATAGTGAAGGAGAACTTTGATTTCAGGCCGGGGATGATCACCATTAACCTTGACCTGAAGAGGGGTGGCAATGGCAGGTTCCTCAAGACAGCAGCCTACGGGCACTTCGGCAGGGATGATCCAGACTTCACCTGGGAGGTGGTGAAGCCCCTCAAGTGGGAGAAGCCAGCTGCTTAA